Sequence from the Salvelinus alpinus chromosome 27, SLU_Salpinus.1, whole genome shotgun sequence genome:
CAGTTTTGAATTCATTGAAGTCATAAAATCCAGAAATGGTGCCAATTGTTTTTCATCATTCATTTTCCATCTGGGATTTTAGAACTACTTCATATCAGATCTGTTTCGTGTAGGTTACCCTGGGTTGTTGTTTTGATGTTTTGAACTGCCCAAATAAAGACGTCACACCAAGGTAAGCCTAAACCAAACACACAATTCATTTGATTTttttgtcttgagatgttgcttcaatatagccacataattttacttcctcctgatgccatctattttgtgaagtgcaccaatccctcctgcagcaaagcacccccacaacatgatgctggcacccccatgcttcacggttgggatagtgttcttcggcttgcaagcctccccctttttcctccaaacataacgatggtcattatggccaaatagttatatttttgtttcatcagaccagaggacattactcCAAAAGGTATggtatttgtccccatgtgcagttgcaaaccgtagtctggcttttttatggcggttttggagcagtggcttcttccttgctgagcggcctctcaggttatgtggatataggacttgttttactgtggatatagatacttttgtacctgtttcctccagcatcttcacaaggtcctttgctgttgttctgggattgatttgcacttttcgcaccaaagtacattcatctctaggagacagaacgcgtctccttcctgagcggtatgacggctacgtggttccatggtgtttatacttgtgtactattgtttgtacagatgaacgtggtaccttcaggcgtttggaaattgctcccaaggatgaaccagacttgtggaggtctacagtttgttttctgaggtcttggctgatttcttttgattttcccatgatgtcaagcactgagtttgaaggtaggccttgaaatacatccacaggtacacctccaattgactcaaattatgtcaattagcctatccgaagcttctaaagccatgacataattttctggaattttccaagccgtttaaaggcagtcaatttagcgtatgtaaacttctgacccactggaattgtgatacagtgaattataagtgaaatgatctgtctgtaaacaattgttggaaaaatgacttgtgtcatgcacaaagtagatgtcctaaccgacttgccaaaactatagatggttaacaagaaatgtgtggagtggttgaaaaacgagttttaatgactccaacctaagtgtatgtaaacttccgacttcaactgtaccttctGTGTCCGTCTTCTGAATGCTGCAGCATGCTGCATGCTGTAGCTTTGTGTCATAAAAATGTATGTCTTGTGCAATGATTGTATATGAAGGTCTTGAGGTTACACCATACTCTTACCCACACTTCCACCTAGTGTTAATGTACTGTAAACAATAGGTCATAAGATAAGACATGATGAGCAAATGGTCTGCTAAATATACTGTTGTCCATTTGAGATCTTAAAAATAAATATCCAACATCTTGTAATAGCTTATAAATGTGAGTTCCATGTAATATGGACATACTAACCCTATCCTTCATGTGGAAAGAAATAAGCGTGTATGCATTGCATTATGACTGAGCAAAATTGGATGTGAGATATCCTCCAGCTGTTCAAAGGCTATTTGTTGCTTGAGAAAATGCATGAATCTATTCTAGAACCAACTTCTGCCCTCCACTGATGATGGTTGCTGACAGAGGCATGGTGAAGATTTGATGATCTTCAACTTTACAGATGCGATGGGTGATTCTGGCAGCTGCTTTAAGTGGAGTTCACACTGCGGAAGGATATTTATTTCAGGAtcatgagagagagaagaggatgtgTTGGCCCAGAAAACGCTACAAAGGTGTTGTATCTTCTTGTCCAAGAAATACTAAAGAAAACAATTGTTCTTTAAAACTTAAGTCCTTCTTTATTGAAGTTAATCAGAGCCGTACAAGTATTGTGCAATGAGCTGAGATCTTCCGCTCTTCTGCGCGGGCTGTGCTTCCCCTAAGTGGTCACGTGACCTCTGATACAATATGCCACATCCCCCATGCCTTTTCCCTCACAAgataaaataataacaaaaaGTGTCTGTAAATCCTGTATGTAACTcctccaggggcctgttgcacaaaagtagaattaagacatccgggataaatgactcagctgagctcaatgaagccaaaacatgtgcgtccaggcttaattggttgcacaaagaccaagccaggatgagcagacacggattcattaagccaggtgaaaccaatcctggataggtgcgcgctcacggctcactcaaatagaccccgccacagatcacagattaactgatttaccatggcaactagagccgcgtacttttccccgtcggaagcacaaatcctcatggaggcatacgaggaggtaaaagatataattaagaagaaaggcaacaccgccacagtgataaagcaaagagaaaaagcgtggcaaagtattgcagaccgcctgaatgcgtaagtagtgcacaattacacactcaccgctccgctgaaacatcacaattacaattcaaatatttaattcacatctccaaaaatgcagttgtactgtaattatgaaacggttaaatttttaattgaaatgcactgcagatatgagtgaaattgtgtaaagtaactccatcacactgtataaagctatgatacattttttgatatttttactgaaaacaagacaaaaataccaagtaattttttgcagtgtgactccattaaatgtgtgtgtgtgtgtgtgtgtgtgtgtagattaaacatgaacgggccaaaacggacatggcagcaggtcaaaatcaaatacaagaacattctgcagaatggtatggtccctgactaatatttaacaaagcacaagcatatattgtacccagaaggtgcctgctcacacattgtctgtactgttttagcagtgaaaaagaatacccacagacaaggcacgggtggtgggtcaccaaaggctgaccttaccccagcagaggacatggccttggagctaaataaaggcaggcccgtcttagaggggatccctggggggaaagagacgagcataggttcctcccaagatgccacccgcttcattcaaggtatgtccttccatctctacatgggatacaaccacattcatattgaatcaatttggactgtctgactttggtttacctattgccttgcagtgtctggcagcactgtgttcctgttagagccaccagcacaagcaccagacgatgctgatccagtgagtactccatcaaaggcatactgtaggcctggcatgtcttgtctactagcttcaatatgaatccgattaaatgtgatagggtgaaggccccagtgcagcagcaacagcacgtgatggagacgatgatgaggaggagaccatctctctggattccagaaggcatgaggtatcatgttaagactgtgaaagtactatttactctacaatggtgaggagtcctcatcaaaataaaaaaatctaatttcttttacaggacccagatgctatacagtgggaaaaccagcctggcaacatagtgcgtattaataaaaggacaccacatcctgccaaattccagctgcgctaattgtattgtgttcacagagctcacaagctatcagaaagttgtatggcaaccacctccggcgccaaatagaactggcagacatagacattcagtacaagaagaaaaagatggaaaatcttgcactggagtccgaaataaaaaagaggacaattaggaaactggaccttgaaataaaaaaacttgagagggaggtgagatatgccttcaatgtacactgtatgctaactgtaacacaaatgtattaatcattatttttctttcctcccccagctccaagaagatgacacagctcaaaataaaaattaggtatattctcgtaaagtcaagtgagccatgacatatgagctcttattgtgagcacacaggacggtggcatctttctaaggttttttttattttcccagcaatcagtacaaccaagtcatcgttataaggcatcgccctcttttgcccacccccccagcaccaggtgtggccactagcctatatgaaggcccaaaattgtgtgttcctttctgctctgacaatggcatgcccattcgtgcgagatgtggtggatgaagaagcacttgtgctgaggagagccttcaggcgagaaagggtcttcagggaccggttggacccactggccttccctgatgaccatctatatgaaagatacaggttttctgcagatggcatcaggtatctatgcagactactgggtcccaggattaagcaccgcactgcacggagccatgcactgagtgtggagcaaatggtttgtgtggccttgcgcttttttgctagtggagccttcctgtactcagtgggggatgcagaacagctgaacaaggccacaatttgccgcacaataaggagtgtgtgtctggctatcaaagcattagcagatgtcttcatctccttccctggccacagaagactctgtgacatcaaagaggagttctataggattgcaggtaagaggatctacaaattacaggacaactgttaacacatagtaggatactcattactttgtgtgacaggtttccccaatgtcattggtgcagtggactgcacacacataaggataaaagccccctcaggtgcccatgaggccgattttgtgaataggaaatcctttcacagcattaatgttcaggtgaacataactttttgatattgtccattgacgaacactctgcattgccagtgatgtgcattgattggtgtaatattcctcatcttatgatttcagatggtctgcaatgctgactgtgtgatcagcaatgttgtggcaaaatggcctggctcagtccatgactccagaatctttcgggcctctgaaatctatcagtgcctatcacaaggtaagccacacaacccctatttataaccatcatggctgtgtcaagaatatcactgtgtttatgaggtagtaatgatgagattttgtgttgacaggtgaattctctggtgtgttgctgggagacagggggtatggctgccagccttttctcctgacacctttcacagacccccaggaagcacagcaggcctacaaccatgcccatgccaggaccagggccagagttgaaatgacctttggcctcctgaaggcacgctttcactgccttcacaaattaagggtcagccctgttagggcatgtgatattactgtggcttgtgctgtcctccacaatgtggcctgcctgaggaaggagagggcccccagagtgccaccagccatggactgggacaatccggcaatcttccctgatgacgacagtggtcggctgctgagggaccaatatgtgttgaattattttagttagtatgtgtgctttcaattttggttaaatatgtcctgcggtggcagaggaatttgggtttttttgggttcgttttttgacgaatttggcctcttatgatgtttgtgcggtatactgtatgtaatacaaggctgcagggaggctactgcatccattcatttgtctgttcagttgatgtgtatggatttgtcctgcatttattttagtgtgcagacatgcagggtgtgttatatacagacctttgaatgtgtatgtatcattttgtataatatgcttggattctgtgctttccatcttgtagagtcactgtgacttcagtttcgaaaggagctgatggtttacctgctttgttttgtccttattcaataaaggaacataatgttacacattgtgtttttatattcatatggaatgtgtatttgtttatatgacagagtactagggccacactgacgaaaaaggataaagtcataaatttatgaggctggttctttctgcagaaaagctacatattgtttttacagttttgatacttatgacaatgtgatacttaatattctggcacatcagcatgtctttgtttatgaaaccatactgaagtacaatttcacgaaatgccccacatctgtcattttaacaactgtcctcctttaaaacaactggttacaatattatgacttgtgtttttttcccctctgtggccctaatattctatcattttatatatagccttatagtctatgggaaactgtaaattatctaatgatagcaacatcatctaaaaatcattttttatccaaaatcattgaaattaatgatcacaaacgtttaaataacagtgggtctagttatatgtgataacaatgtatagtgagcagtgaaataactattggtttccatttgtggtgactgctgactgacattagggatgagattaaatagatcctggaatttagcctggtctggagcaggctagctccacagaataaatctccatggtaatttataccataacatatcctcctgccccctatccatctttagtgcaaccggattacggatcaattgagccaggatcaccaagatatcctggcttaatcccttatcctagttttgtgcaacaggccccaggtgtcATTACATCATATGCTGTAAGCACTGTTTTCACCACACAGGCCTCAACGCTCCATGTTTAACCATCATGCATTTTCACCCTATCATTTGGACTGTGTGCAATGAGCACCTTGGACCCTTTGTCATAGTATCTTTTCTCGTCACTCTTTTCTCTCCGTTTGTTAAGAATGACCTTTTCATCCTTCTCTGTTTCTAGGAGTACTGGCAAACTAGTATTGAGTTTCCTGTTGAACAACAGCTCTGCGGGAGACATACCATGTTTTAGTGGAGTAGCCCGGTGGTTTAACAAAGCTAGATACGAATCTATCTTCCGAGTCGGGAGCTTTCTTAAGCAGTAGTTTCACTGTTTTGACACCGTTCTCGACTAACCCATTAGACTGTGGGTACAGTGGGCTGGATGTGACATGCTTGAACCCGTACAGTTTAGCAAAATCACTGAAAGCTGAACTGTGAGGTATTTTCCATACAGACTACGTCTCCGACCCCATGACGAGCAAGGAATGACTTAATGCGAGGTATCACCT
This genomic interval carries:
- the LOC139556666 gene encoding uncharacterized protein isoform X2, giving the protein MNGPKRTWQQVKIKYKNILQNAVKKNTHRQGTGGGSPKADLTPAEDMALELNKGRPVLEGIPGGKETSIGSSQDATRFIQVSGSTVFLLEPPAQAPDDADPGEGPSAAATARDGDDDEEETISLDSRRHEDPDAIQWENQPGNISSQAIRKLYGNHLRRQIELADIDIQYKKKKMENLALESEIKKRTIRKLDLEIKKLERELQEDDTAQNKN
- the LOC139556666 gene encoding putative nuclease HARBI1 isoform X1, with the protein product MKAQNCVFLSALTMACPFVRDVVDEEALVLRRAFRRERVFRDRLDPLAFPDDHLYERYRFSADGIRYLCRLLGPRIKHRTARSHALSVEQMVCVALRFFASGAFLYSVGDAEQLNKATICRTIRSVCLAIKALADVFISFPGHRRLCDIKEEFYRIAGFPNVIGAVDCTHIRIKAPSGAHEADFVNRKSFHSINVQMVCNADCVISNVVAKWPGSVHDSRIFRASEIYQCLSQGEFSGVLLGDRGYGCQPFLLTPFTDPQEAQQAYNHAHARTRARVEMTFGLLKARFHCLHKLRVSPVRACDITVACAVLHNVACLRKERAPRVPPAMDWDNPAIFPDDDSGRLLRDQYVLNYFS